A stretch of Ferroacidibacillus organovorans DNA encodes these proteins:
- a CDS encoding class I SAM-dependent methyltransferase, translating to MIVHKIQNFMNAGLLVSPWLAGVGKRSRFDDDIFEYLDGQAQSIIDMQWTEQMQTMAFGENLPIPDRIPRTALYEIAASTAVWIAHEETGTPEVTFEFADQALQRMRSYYQTHGLPALVEVYVIATRYENYQAIAYYRDMPERQFILGHLHRPWVDYSLQDELVIGVLTGNMSIRMDGERRVVSLTNQGHANLIEITAALEQSGYLDQRVRILHVSRFNSAIVLEETVHKMAPDWIPQRAAFVNWSGIEPGMRVLEIGCGDGLLTIDGGLADRIGPMGSLIAVDPSMGMLSRARLKLQESTRKWVQFMKAGAEALPFESGSFDAVVGAAFLHLTDIPKALKEVRRVTRDGGIVSAFNILPIEMDAPFFADWMAPLIDLAKQNGRKEPKNFFISAISIEQEFAKAGIRVEKTEMLASRFLYWWPRENVNVAVRGLGWAQEELATIPWAAREELIDLLEEHGEDVCRRYSQENRVLRFPMQMIRGVID from the coding sequence ATGATCGTTCATAAAATCCAGAATTTCATGAATGCTGGTCTACTCGTAAGCCCATGGCTAGCTGGTGTGGGCAAACGGTCGCGATTTGATGATGACATCTTTGAATATCTAGATGGCCAAGCCCAATCAATTATTGATATGCAATGGACAGAACAAATGCAAACAATGGCATTCGGTGAAAATTTGCCAATTCCTGACCGAATTCCTCGAACGGCCCTGTACGAAATCGCGGCGTCAACCGCTGTCTGGATCGCTCATGAGGAGACCGGAACGCCCGAAGTCACATTTGAATTTGCTGACCAAGCATTGCAGCGCATGCGCTCATACTATCAAACACATGGGTTGCCAGCTCTTGTTGAAGTTTACGTGATTGCGACTCGATACGAAAACTACCAAGCGATCGCTTACTATCGGGATATGCCAGAACGGCAATTCATTTTAGGTCATCTCCATCGTCCGTGGGTCGATTATTCACTTCAGGACGAATTGGTCATCGGTGTTTTGACGGGCAATATGTCTATACGAATGGATGGCGAACGGCGTGTTGTATCTTTGACAAATCAGGGCCATGCCAATCTGATTGAAATCACGGCCGCACTTGAGCAATCAGGTTATCTTGATCAGCGTGTTCGAATTCTGCACGTGTCGAGATTTAACTCGGCGATTGTACTGGAAGAAACTGTGCATAAAATGGCACCGGACTGGATTCCACAAAGGGCAGCATTTGTGAACTGGTCTGGCATTGAACCAGGAATGCGCGTACTGGAAATCGGGTGTGGAGATGGATTGCTGACGATTGATGGAGGGTTGGCGGATCGTATCGGGCCAATGGGAAGTCTTATCGCCGTGGATCCGTCTATGGGGATGTTGTCGAGGGCGAGACTGAAACTGCAAGAAAGCACTCGTAAATGGGTGCAATTTATGAAGGCTGGCGCGGAAGCTCTCCCGTTTGAGAGTGGATCGTTTGATGCTGTTGTTGGTGCTGCCTTTTTGCATCTGACGGATATTCCTAAGGCGCTTAAAGAAGTGAGGCGCGTTACGCGCGATGGAGGAATCGTCAGTGCTTTTAACATACTCCCGATCGAAATGGACGCACCGTTTTTCGCGGACTGGATGGCTCCTTTGATCGACCTGGCGAAGCAAAATGGTCGCAAGGAACCGAAAAACTTTTTCATTTCCGCGATCTCTATAGAACAAGAGTTTGCCAAAGCTGGAATTCGTGTTGAAAAAACAGAAATGCTCGCATCCCGTTTTTTATACTGGTGGCCAAGGGAGAATGTGAATGTGGCTGTTCGGGGTTTGGGTTGGGCGCAGGAAGAACTTGCGACGATTCCCTGGGCTGCACGGGAGGAGTTAATCGATCTTCTCGAAGAACATGGAGAGGACGTCTGTCGACGATATTCTCAAGAGAATCGGGTACTTCGGTTTCCTATGCAGATGATCAGAGGAGTGATCGATTAA
- a CDS encoding catalase-related domain-containing protein produces the protein MVQKPIEITKNFKQAGETYGAFKAWERDELIQNLVAAIAPCDAHIKYCFDRTVQTV, from the coding sequence TTGGTTCAAAAACCGATTGAGATCACCAAAAATTTTAAACAGGCAGGAGAAACGTATGGAGCCTTTAAAGCGTGGGAGCGTGATGAACTGATTCAAAACCTTGTAGCGGCCATCGCACCGTGTGATGCGCACATCAAGTATTGTTTTGATCGAACTGTTCAAACTGTGTGA